In Papaver somniferum cultivar HN1 chromosome 1, ASM357369v1, whole genome shotgun sequence, a genomic segment contains:
- the LOC113360750 gene encoding pectinesterase-like has product MASCIPSNDNLQTLLLVNNTDLVDYKRPSSASTSYSSLKKIYTVLCFAAIVCSTAFIGYHLLPLSTSQFVVVPSHLCDKAYNQTSCTDMDLLPMFLEKTLSHISNSKDVITNGLNSHSNDLKEKSALSVCGNLMSLSIDGVMDSIMALESLTPSSYVDAHTWLSAVLTNHVTCLDELSESSKQVNIVVEAEDLIAKARTSLAMITAISPPRNDDNDGPYPSWVKSSDRANFLDGSSEMVIPNVVVDMYGSGTYMTVQEAVESAPNMSHTRYVIYVKKGVYNGQVIVGKHKRNLMFVGDGMDLTIITGSLNVADGMRTFTCGTVLVEGAGFMAQDMAFVNAAGPGKEQAVAIRVSADRAVINRCKMDAYQDTLYVHSHRQFYKNCVIIGTVDFIFGDAAVVIQSSKIIPRKPLPGQKNMITAQSRSDLNQNTGISIQNCTIEPSLDLAAEITLTKTYLGRPWRNYSRTVFLESYIGGFIDPKGWHEWNDDVGIDKLYYGEFANWGPGANTSGRVDWPGYHVITNPLDAMNFTVASFIQGDEWLDSTGVDYTLGLFNYSNYV; this is encoded by the exons atggCATCATGTATTCCTTCCAATGATAATCTCCAAACTCTACTATTAGTAAACAACACTGATCTTGTTGATTACAAGAGAccatcatcagcatcaacctctTATTCTTCTCTTAAGAAAATTTACACTGTTCTTTGTTTTGCCGCCATCGTTTGCTCTACTGCATTTATAGGTTACCATCTATTGCCATTGTCGACATCACAGTTTGTTGTCGTCCCTTCTCATTTATGTGATAAGGCCTACAACCAAACTTCATGCACAGACATGGATTTGCTTCCAATGTTTTTGGAAAAAACATTGTCACATATTAGCAACTCTAAAGATGTTATTACTAATGGTCTTAATAGCCATTCTAATGACTTGAAGGAAAAATCAGCTCTATCAGTTTGTGGCAACCTAATGAGCTTATCCATTGATGGAGTCATGGATTCAATAATGGCTTTAGAATCATTGACTCCTTCATCATATGTTGATGCTCACACATGGCTTAGTGCTGTACTTACAAACCATGTTACATGCTTAGATGAACTTAGTGAGTCAAGTAAGCAGGTTAACATAGTAGTGGAGGCAGAAGATTTGATAGCTAAAGCAAGAACTTCCTTAGCCATGATAACTGCAATATCACCTCCAAGGAACGACGACAACGATGGCCCGTACCCTTCATGGGTGAAATCAAGTGACCGGGCCAACTTTCTGGATGGTTCTTCGGAGATGGTGATAccaaatgttgttgttgacatgTATGGTAGTGGAACATATATGACGGTTCAAGAGGCAGTTGAATCCGCACCGAATATGAGTCATACCCGGTATGTGATATATGTGAAGAAGGGTGTTTATAACGGGCAAGTCATTGTTGGGAAGCACAAGAGGAATTTGATGTTTGTTGGTGATGGCATGGATTTGACGATCATTACAGGGAGCCTTAATGTTGCTGACGGAATGCGAACTTTCACTTGCGGTACAGTTC TTGTAGAAGGTGCTGGATTCATGGCTCAAGACATGGCATTTGTGAACGCAGCTGGTCCCGGTAAGGAACAAGCAGTGGCAATCCGAGTTAGTGCAGATAGAGCTGTTATAAATCGATGCAAAATGGACGCATACCAGGATACACTTTACGTTCATTCTCATCGTCAATTCTATAAAAATTGTGTGATCATAGGTACTGTTGATTTCATCTTTGGTGATGCGGCTGTGGTAATTCAGAGTAGCAAAATCATACCAAGAAAACCCCTGCCAGGCCAAAAAAATATGATAACAGCACAAAGTCGGTCCGATCTGAACCAAAATACTGGTATTTCGATCCAGAATTGCACAATAGAACCTAGCTTGGATTTAGCAGCAGAAATCACACTAACAAAAACATATCTGGGTCGTCCTTGGAGAAATTATTCAAGAACTGTTTTCCTCGAATCATATATCGGAGGTTTTATTGATCCAAAAGGATGGCATGAATGGAATGATGATGTGGGTATTGACAAATTGTATTATGGTGAGTTTGCGAATTGGGGACCGGGTGCCAACACGTCTGGAAGAGTTGATTGGCCGGGTTACCATGTGATCACAAATCCTCTTGACGCCATGAATTTCACAGTAGCGTCGttcattcaaggagatgagtGGTTAGATTCAACAGGAGTGGACTATACTTTAGGGCTTTTCAATTACTCCAACTATGTATAA